A genomic segment from Truepera sp. encodes:
- a CDS encoding cytochrome c-type biogenesis protein CcmH has protein sequence MIAHRRLRSALIAGVVALFALALAQDVEVGSRTFDIARNLRCPVCVSESVADSSAQIAQQMRSVIEEKVAAGETDQQIYEFFQARYGDWILLDPPKRGIHLLVWLLPVIVALVAVAVVVTFARRWLAASRVPVNATEDELERVRRLLADGGGPASTAGPDGRSGEG, from the coding sequence ATGATCGCTCACCGTCGGCTGCGCTCGGCCCTGATAGCCGGCGTCGTGGCCTTGTTCGCCCTAGCGCTTGCCCAAGACGTGGAGGTGGGCTCTCGCACGTTCGACATCGCCCGCAACCTCAGGTGCCCCGTGTGCGTTTCGGAGAGCGTGGCCGACTCCAGCGCCCAGATAGCGCAGCAGATGCGCAGCGTCATCGAGGAGAAGGTGGCCGCGGGCGAGACCGACCAGCAGATCTACGAGTTCTTCCAGGCCCGCTACGGCGACTGGATCCTGCTCGATCCGCCCAAGCGCGGCATCCACCTGCTCGTGTGGCTGTTGCCCGTGATCGTCGCGCTGGTGGCAGTGGCCGTGGTCGTCACGTTCGCCAGGCGCTGGCTGGCCGCCTCGCGCGTGCCGGTGAACGCGACGGAGGACGAGCTCGAGCGGGTGAGGCGACTCCTCGCCGACGGCGGCGGGCCGGCGTCGACGGCCGGCCCGGACGGCCGGAGCGGAGAAGGTTGA
- a CDS encoding c-type cytochrome, with the protein MLTTILIGVLVLIAFFYVALPLVAPGQADPLPDDRDPVLVDLNEEKAALLRAIKELDARVDLPLARRQELHARYEAKAAKVLTAIDERQRALAGKPAKGRVATRRRVPVGALAVLGAFLVLAAALPTYVLPRVSDSDTITTTDVDAARQLQAAQRAAKDDPTAANLLALGDTYLGLQRLDDAEQAYERIVAEVSPVPAAAYKRLAILYLQRDLAQAQDWLEQARTADPNDPETLYLLGEVAFARGDLELALDAYEDFAATPEGAAEPATQARLDLMRALLPLQAAAQAEPTQANLMALGDAYWDAGEPQRAVENYFRVLTELDANQPRALARTGQLLYAAGRPADAVGAIERAADAAGGLEHLLPDSVMTLADAYAQTGAWDRAATTYDAYAALVGPTEGAAAAALAEAARQQASGGEASQAPEAAALPVIGRQVFSANCTVCHGPNGEGGVGATLAGNPRASNEANVRDAVRFGRGLMPAFMAELQPDEIDAVVAYVTQVLSKSQASRE; encoded by the coding sequence ATGCTCACGACCATCTTGATCGGCGTCTTGGTGCTGATCGCCTTCTTCTACGTCGCCCTGCCGTTGGTGGCGCCGGGCCAGGCAGACCCGCTGCCCGACGACCGCGACCCCGTCCTGGTCGATCTCAACGAGGAGAAGGCTGCGCTGCTGCGCGCGATCAAAGAGCTCGACGCGCGTGTCGACCTGCCACTTGCAAGGCGGCAAGAGTTGCACGCCCGGTACGAGGCCAAGGCTGCCAAGGTGCTCACGGCGATAGACGAGCGGCAGCGCGCCCTCGCGGGTAAGCCCGCCAAGGGCCGTGTGGCTACGAGGCGACGCGTCCCGGTGGGAGCGCTGGCCGTGCTAGGGGCGTTCTTGGTGCTTGCCGCGGCGCTGCCCACCTACGTCCTGCCACGCGTGTCCGACTCGGACACCATCACGACCACGGACGTCGACGCGGCCAGGCAACTGCAGGCGGCACAGCGAGCGGCCAAGGACGATCCAACGGCCGCCAACCTTCTCGCGCTGGGTGACACGTACCTCGGGCTGCAACGGCTCGACGACGCCGAACAGGCCTATGAGCGCATCGTCGCGGAGGTCAGCCCGGTTCCCGCGGCGGCGTACAAGCGTCTTGCCATCTTGTACCTGCAGCGAGACCTGGCGCAGGCGCAAGACTGGCTGGAACAAGCGCGGACCGCCGACCCTAACGACCCGGAGACCCTTTACCTCCTGGGCGAGGTGGCGTTCGCCCGCGGCGACCTGGAGCTAGCGCTCGACGCGTACGAGGACTTCGCCGCCACGCCCGAGGGCGCCGCCGAACCCGCAACGCAGGCGCGGCTCGACCTCATGCGGGCGCTGCTGCCGCTCCAGGCGGCGGCTCAGGCCGAGCCCACGCAGGCCAACCTGATGGCGCTCGGCGACGCCTATTGGGACGCCGGCGAGCCCCAACGCGCGGTGGAGAACTACTTCAGGGTCCTCACGGAGCTGGACGCCAACCAGCCGCGTGCACTGGCTCGCACCGGACAGCTGCTGTACGCGGCCGGCCGGCCCGCGGATGCCGTCGGCGCGATAGAGCGGGCGGCAGATGCCGCAGGGGGTCTGGAACACCTCCTACCGGACAGTGTCATGACGCTGGCCGACGCCTACGCCCAGACGGGCGCCTGGGACCGAGCGGCCACCACGTACGACGCCTACGCGGCGCTCGTCGGGCCCACCGAGGGCGCCGCGGCTGCCGCGCTCGCCGAGGCCGCAAGGCAGCAGGCGAGCGGGGGCGAGGCCTCCCAGGCGCCCGAGGCGGCGGCGCTCCCCGTCATCGGCCGCCAGGTGTTCTCGGCCAACTGCACGGTGTGTCACGGCCCGAACGGCGAGGGTGGCGTTGGCGCCACGCTGGCGGGGAACCCCAGGGCCAGCAACGAGGCCAACGTTCGCGACGCCGTGCGTTTCGGTCGCGGCTTGATGCCGGCTTTCATGGCGGAGCTTCAACCCGACGAGATCGACGCGGTGGTCGCGTACGTCACCCAGGTCCTGTCGAAGAGCCAGGCGAGCCGCGAATGA
- the tal gene encoding transaldolase produces the protein MNPLLRLKEFGQTIYLDEFRRSWLKNGKLKGLIDDDGLAGVTSNPSIFHKAIVDSNDYDDAIADHARKGADAKATYEDLTISDISEAADLFRPMFDASGGLDGMVSLEVSPELAHDEDGTVKEAHHLWKRLDRPNIFIKVPATDAGVPAIRRLIADGVNVNVTLLFGLPRYRQVADAFLTGLEERLKAGKSVNVMSVASFFLSRIDVMIDPKLDALASQPVPQATAAHQLRGTAAISSAKRAYVIYEELFGAGSERFARLAKAGARPQRLLWASTSTKDPSYSDVKYVEPLIGPDTINTLPLKTIDDYRDHGNPAARIKEGADDALAMLQALTGVGVNLETVVAKLEDEGVAKFIKANDELLAAIEASLKAAPTRA, from the coding sequence ATGAACCCTCTACTACGCCTGAAAGAGTTCGGACAGACCATCTACTTGGACGAGTTCCGCCGCTCCTGGCTGAAGAACGGCAAGCTCAAGGGCCTCATCGACGATGACGGCCTCGCCGGCGTCACGTCCAACCCGTCGATCTTCCACAAGGCGATCGTCGACAGCAACGACTACGACGACGCCATCGCGGACCACGCGCGCAAGGGCGCCGACGCGAAGGCGACGTACGAGGACCTGACGATCTCGGACATCTCCGAAGCAGCCGACCTCTTCCGCCCGATGTTCGACGCCTCTGGCGGACTGGACGGCATGGTCTCACTGGAGGTGTCTCCGGAGCTTGCCCACGACGAGGACGGCACGGTGAAGGAGGCCCACCACCTCTGGAAGAGGCTGGATCGTCCCAACATCTTCATCAAGGTGCCGGCCACCGACGCGGGGGTCCCGGCTATCCGTCGCCTCATCGCCGACGGCGTGAACGTGAACGTCACCCTCCTGTTCGGCCTGCCGCGCTACCGCCAGGTGGCGGACGCGTTCCTGACGGGACTGGAGGAACGGCTGAAGGCGGGTAAGAGCGTGAACGTCATGTCGGTGGCGAGCTTCTTCTTGAGCCGCATCGACGTCATGATCGACCCGAAGCTGGACGCCCTGGCCAGCCAGCCCGTGCCGCAAGCCACCGCGGCTCACCAGTTGCGCGGCACTGCCGCGATCTCCAGCGCCAAGCGCGCTTACGTCATCTACGAGGAACTGTTCGGCGCCGGCAGCGAACGCTTCGCCAGGCTCGCCAAGGCGGGTGCGCGTCCACAGCGCCTGCTATGGGCAAGCACCAGCACGAAGGATCCCAGCTACTCGGACGTCAAGTACGTCGAGCCGCTCATCGGACCCGATACCATCAACACGCTCCCGCTCAAGACCATCGACGACTACAGGGACCACGGCAACCCCGCGGCGCGCATCAAAGAAGGCGCCGATGACGCGCTGGCCATGCTGCAGGCGCTCACGGGGGTGGGCGTCAACCTCGAAACGGTCGTGGCGAAGCTCGAGGACGAGGGCGTGGCCAAGTTCATCAAGGCGAACGACGAGCTCCTGGCCGCCATAGAAGCCAGCCTCAAGGCGGCCCCGACCCGCGCCTGA
- a CDS encoding SURF1 family protein translates to MSAGEDTRGVGPLLLRPRWIAGHVLALVLVVSFVNLGFWQLRRLDHRRQVNATIDARSHLPPEALATALKPGEAPREFLPVSATGVYDPAHEVLLRGRSLGGMPGFNLLTPLVLDASAGVWEGSAILVERGWVPYDEDAVPVTAALPPAGTVTLVGELHAPQSPPTGPLAGLAAHDPPTGPLVQSYYVDVTRLAPQMPYELVPAYLILRQVQPVSPRTLPQPLPLPETDEGPHLGYAIQWFGMALVGIVGYFFLIRSTLKQNRRRAESSRRRS, encoded by the coding sequence GTGAGCGCTGGCGAAGACACCCGCGGCGTAGGACCCTTGCTGCTCCGCCCGCGCTGGATAGCGGGGCATGTCTTGGCCCTCGTGCTGGTCGTGTCGTTCGTGAACCTGGGTTTCTGGCAGTTGCGGCGCTTGGACCATCGGCGCCAGGTGAACGCCACCATCGACGCACGTTCACATTTGCCCCCCGAAGCGCTGGCGACCGCGCTGAAGCCGGGCGAGGCGCCACGGGAGTTCCTGCCGGTGAGCGCTACCGGCGTCTACGACCCCGCTCACGAGGTGCTCCTTCGTGGCCGCTCCTTGGGCGGCATGCCCGGCTTCAACTTGCTGACGCCGCTGGTGCTGGACGCTTCCGCCGGGGTGTGGGAGGGAAGCGCCATCCTCGTCGAACGCGGTTGGGTACCGTACGACGAGGACGCCGTGCCCGTGACGGCCGCCCTGCCGCCCGCGGGCACCGTCACGCTGGTGGGTGAGTTGCACGCGCCGCAATCGCCCCCCACGGGGCCGCTGGCCGGGCTGGCGGCCCACGATCCGCCTACCGGCCCCCTGGTGCAGAGCTATTACGTCGACGTGACGCGCCTGGCCCCGCAGATGCCCTACGAACTCGTGCCCGCCTACCTGATCCTACGTCAGGTGCAGCCCGTCTCTCCCAGGACGCTGCCCCAGCCGCTGCCCTTGCCCGAGACCGACGAGGGGCCTCACCTCGGCTACGCCATCCAGTGGTTCGGCATGGCCCTCGTCGGCATCGTCGGCTACTTCTTCCTGATCCGCTCCACCCTCAAACAGAACCGGCGTCGCGCTGAAAGCTCGCGACGCCGGTCGTAA
- a CDS encoding Rieske 2Fe-2S domain-containing protein: MTDPGAPADPERRELLKWLWRIPVIAVAVGGGLGLYEAIKVHFLKRSAAAEPVFAPRPPTRVAALTAFGNVWDAVAFELPSADPTVNGIPALVVRLPGPIPGDLAVESGVATVSAYLAGFSRVCTHQHCTVVLNTDPEAIAIGFNYNTDSPAFTCPCHLSVFDPMQAGKAVSGPAVLPLPRLRLEQEDGAVFATGIEND; encoded by the coding sequence ATGACCGACCCGGGCGCTCCGGCCGATCCCGAGCGCCGGGAACTGCTCAAGTGGCTCTGGCGCATCCCCGTCATCGCGGTGGCGGTGGGCGGCGGCCTGGGCCTCTACGAGGCCATCAAGGTCCACTTCCTCAAGAGAAGCGCCGCCGCCGAGCCGGTCTTCGCCCCCCGGCCACCAACCAGGGTGGCCGCCCTGACGGCGTTCGGCAACGTTTGGGACGCGGTCGCGTTCGAACTTCCGAGTGCGGACCCGACCGTCAACGGCATTCCCGCACTGGTGGTGCGCCTACCTGGGCCGATACCCGGCGACCTCGCCGTCGAGAGCGGCGTAGCCACCGTCAGCGCCTACCTGGCCGGCTTCAGCCGCGTTTGCACGCACCAACACTGCACGGTGGTGCTCAACACCGACCCAGAGGCCATCGCCATCGGCTTCAACTACAACACCGACTCGCCCGCCTTCACCTGCCCCTGCCACCTGAGCGTGTTCGATCCCATGCAGGCCGGCAAGGCCGTCAGCGGCCCGGCCGTGCTGCCGCTGCCCCGCCTGAGGCTCGAGCAAGAGGACGGCGCCGTGTTCGCTACGGGCATCGAGAACGACTGA